The genomic segment GCCGCGACGTCGACCCACCTCCCGTCCACTGCGAAAGGAACACCATGACCGAGATCTCCCGCACCGTACGCATCGGCTCATCGCATGGCCTGCACGCCCGCCCCGCCAAGCTCTTCGCGCAGGCGGCGAAGGATGCCGGCATCCCGGTCACGATCGCCAAGGACTCCGGCAAGCCGGTCAACGCCGCCAGCATCCTCGGCGTCATCGCCCTCGCCGTCGAGCACGGCGACTATGTGACCCTGACGGCTGACGGCGACGGCGCCGACGCGGTGCTCGACCGGCTCACCGAGCTGCTGACCACCGACCACGATCAGGAACCGGCCTGATGACCGGCGAGATCCGCGGCGTCGGCATCGGCCAGGGCGTCGCCCAGGGCCCGGTCGTACGCATGGCCGAGGCGCTCCCTGCGCCGAAGAACACCCCGAGCGACATCGGAGCCGAGGCGGAGCGCACGCGCG from the Microbacterium ginsengiterrae genome contains:
- a CDS encoding HPr family phosphocarrier protein, with the protein product MTEISRTVRIGSSHGLHARPAKLFAQAAKDAGIPVTIAKDSGKPVNAASILGVIALAVEHGDYVTLTADGDGADAVLDRLTELLTTDHDQEPA